Part of the Etheostoma spectabile isolate EspeVRDwgs_2016 chromosome 21, UIUC_Espe_1.0, whole genome shotgun sequence genome is shown below.
tttgtattattatttattgactGAAATGATGTATTAGAGcattagagaaaaaaatgttctcaccTGGCAGAGAAGTAGATAATGTTGAAGAAGTGGgagtatttctgtttttctggcaGTTTATAAAGGGAGTCCGTTGGCAGGAAGGTCACAGAGATCCCATTCAGACACATCAAGTCTGCAGAGGATGTGAGAAAATGCAGTGCTAAAACCATCACGTTTCATACACAgatactgttttctatgttagGTTTCAGAAGGATTGGACGTGATCTACAATAAATTGAAAAGCTTAGTTTCCATTGAAACAAGAAATGCAACATGCAGATGAGAGATGCAACATATTCAAATACAATCATGTATCTCAGTCTGAACATTTTCACTTTGAGTTAAACACCTGCACTGCATTGGCAACTAAAGCCACTACAGGCCTGCTAGTGTTAACAGCCATTTACCATTAATGCTGACAGATTTTCCATCAGCCTCTGGGGATGGCTCCTTTGTCTCTGCGTCTGATTGAAAAGTGGTGGGGCAGCCCCGTCTACTGGACAGCGACTGGAACAATTCCTGTACGTTTGCAAAGGAGATGTCCTGGGctgtctgtggatgtgaggaAAGCAATAAAATGTTCCTCAGTGTATGAACAAGGTTACTGCTACTGTACAAACAAAGCATGTGGAGACATAACTATAATCTAACATGTAATCCATGCTATTACTACTGTGTATTTTACCTTGACATGTTGTCCATTCTGTGTCTTCAGCAGGCTTTTGTCGTCAGTTTCAATGCCAAAGGAGAGGTAAGGACTGGAAACAATGTCTCCCCAGTAACCCCTGACAGCCACTTTGTCCCCTCTCTGTCCAGACAAAGGCAAAACGCCTGGTCTTATTGCAGCATTTTGTAGAAATATTGTGCaggaaaacagacaaacactcacCTGATTGAACACTCTTGAAGAGAGCAAACTTGGATTGGTTATTTGGTAGACACCTTCCCTCCTTTCGAACGCCAAACCCCGTTCCCTCCATTGCGTATAGTGTTGTTTGTTGATGAcaccacactgcacacacataaaGAGTCTCCATCCTTCAGTGCAAtatagtttgaaaaaaatatttctgagAGCAAATATAGGAAGCTCACTTTAAATCGACAAACATAGGAAAGCACACATAATATTGAAATACCCCTTTCTCGTGCAGTTTCATTGTAAGGTCCCAGTCAAAGCAGCTCCTCTTGGAGTCGTAGCGTGTTCCAAGGTGCTGCCTGACCCGATAATCCCAGGCTTTGGACATTAAGATAGGGGCAGAGCACTTAGATGAAGATGTTGAAGGCTCAGGCTGGATCCACAACTTGAATATCCTGGCCAGTTCATCTCGCTCcttaaactgttgaaatattCATCGTATGGAAGTTCACATGTGTTTGAATGAGCAGGCCTCAATTCCtgatttcagaaaaaaaatatctatcaTAAGGTcttaaagaaacacagaagaTGGGCTTGTTTTACAAATGATCTTACCCTGAGAAGACTTGTGTTCAGACAGGGGTGTGTGGCCGTCTCCAGTGTGTCAGTAACCGACAGAGAGAGCTGTGATGCTGCACGTCTCAGTGTCTGTTCTGTCTGACTGCGGATCTCACCGTTCCCAAACACCTCCAAGAAAACCTCTGtcttctctaaaaaaaaaaatgttgcaaaataACTTAAATGTTTAGGACACATATCTGTATCAGAATTATTACTGAACATTTCTGAAGCTAATCATGTAACAGCATGTATTATTCCAACCATTATTTCCCATGCATTCCTTTGGCATCAGTGCCAGGTAGAGGAGCAGCAGCTGTCGAGCCACCACCTCCATGCTGTTTTCTATCACCCACACCTGCAGTAGAGCAGAGAGAAGGTGTTTGCAGCTCACAGTAGAACATAACAATTTGTTCTCAGGGGGTCACATAGCAGTTTAGGAGAGAGGCTCACATGAAGGATGTCGTGGTCCCGCAAACCAGAAATGGTTTTCAAAATATGTCGTGGATCTCCACtgccaaccagtaaaacattgACCTCCCCTTCAAGTCTCACAGGGCCtgggcacagagagagagagagagagagaatataaCACACCATAATTCAAGGGTGATAGTTTTTcagtacaaacaaaaaatgtgtctttggCATTTGTAGTCTTCTTTATTCCAATATTTAactgataaattaataataattttgccATTTGTAGATTATTTAGGCAGTGATCATCTACAGCTGTTTCTGTTTATGAATCATTTATCATTGGCAGAATTTAGCTTCTATTCTTAATTGAAAAATAAGCGTTTAACTGTATATATCTCCTGTGCTATTTAAATACTAtagacaaaataacaaatactcTATTCAGTGCAATAACCTCACAGTAAATACCATTACATTATTACAGTCCGAGTTAAAAGTTTTAAGTAAGAAGTTATGGTGTAGTTTGAGGCCACTATTGATGCAGTTTTATATTTGATGGTTTCAGTGTTCATAATTGTCTAGTTTTGTGTAGGCTACATTGCTGAATTAATTAAAACTCATGTTATTTtccacttctttttttgtaattaaggGTATCGGACTGGGGGTGAAAAGGGGATTTAGTACCCggcctcatgtgaggagggcccagaTAGATGCTATCAGGGACCCATAGAGAATGCCTTTGTACAAGGCCCAGAATTATGTGCTACACCACTGCTATCAGGATGACATAAAATCCGTAGCAATATCACACTATATACTATAATACTCCTTTTCAAGTATTTAACAAAATGTACTTAGGACTACGTATGCTAAAAGTACAATACAAACAGTAACAAATTGTACTTTAAGTGTCTAAGTGATAGTATCGTTGTGCCGAATATTCCGTGTAgtgttgtttttatattatagGATTATAATGCATGCATTAACATAATTTTTATGTGACGCATTTAGAAGGTCCACGCATCCACGTGCAGCTAAGCTCTCACCTGTACTCAGCAGGTCGCGTGCGGGGCTTAAGCCCCACCAGGTGATGCAGCCAGCGCCCTCAGATGCCCGTCCGGCACTCATCCTGTAGCAAGCTAGTAAGCTAGCTAATGTGACCgaaagaagaaagacaaacCAAGCCTGACTGTAAGTGGTTGACATCATGACTCAACTAAAGTTAGaggtaatgttaatgttttaacCGAGTCTCAGTTGGCATTGGCACAGTCTAAATGTTAGCACGGACGTTAACGCTAACGCCagctaggttagctagctaTCAGTAACTTTACtcggtaaaaaagaaaatacattgttAGCTTATTAATAAAGCTGTTATCCATTAACACAAACCCGTCGCTGAATATAGCTAGCTGATGAATGGTCATAGACAGCgaaacaaaaatgtgaacaaaacTCACTTGCCAAGCTGTAGTTTAGTTTGCAGCTAACGCTAACCGTTGGATCAGAAAG
Proteins encoded:
- the dnaaf3l gene encoding dynein assembly factor 3, axonemal isoform X2, which codes for MSAGRASEGAGCITWWGLSPARDLLSTGPVRLEGEVNVLLVGSGDPRHILKTISGLRDHDILHVWVIENSMEVVARQLLLLYLALMPKECMGNNEKTEVFLEVFGNGEIRSQTEQTLRRAASQLSLSVTDTLETATHPCLNTSLLRFKERDELARIFKLWIQPEPSTSSSKCSAPILMSKAWDYRVRQHLGTRYDSKRSCFDWDLTMKLHEKGCGVINKQHYTQWRERGLAFERREGVYQITNPSLLSSRVFNQRGDKVAVRGYWGDIVSSPYLSFGIETDDKSLLKTQNGQHVKTAQDISFANVQELFQSLSSRRGCPTTFQSDAETKEPSPEADGKSVSINDLMCLNGISVTFLPTDSLYKLPEKQKYSHFFNIIYFSASCVHQFGPTTRQIAAPDAVIVVELAKYILDVNKEQEACFAKKVVSIALEAEFEPWREGKSDDVHAVFVPQRK
- the dnaaf3l gene encoding dynein assembly factor 3, axonemal isoform X1, encoding MMSTTYSQAWFVFLLSVTLASLLACYRMSAGRASEGAGCITWWGLSPARDLLSTGPVRLEGEVNVLLVGSGDPRHILKTISGLRDHDILHVWVIENSMEVVARQLLLLYLALMPKECMGNNEKTEVFLEVFGNGEIRSQTEQTLRRAASQLSLSVTDTLETATHPCLNTSLLRFKERDELARIFKLWIQPEPSTSSSKCSAPILMSKAWDYRVRQHLGTRYDSKRSCFDWDLTMKLHEKGCGVINKQHYTQWRERGLAFERREGVYQITNPSLLSSRVFNQRGDKVAVRGYWGDIVSSPYLSFGIETDDKSLLKTQNGQHVKTAQDISFANVQELFQSLSSRRGCPTTFQSDAETKEPSPEADGKSVSINDLMCLNGISVTFLPTDSLYKLPEKQKYSHFFNIIYFSASCVHQFGPTTRQIAAPDAVIVVELAKYILDVNKEQEACFAKKVVSIALEAEFEPWREGKSDDVHAVFVPQRK